Below is a genomic region from Deinococcus cellulosilyticus NBRC 106333 = KACC 11606.
CTCCAGAGTTCCCTGATCCTTGCAGTGTTCTGGTTTTTCTGGACCCAAAAGGCAACCTGCAGCATGCCTGCCTGTACCTTGCAGAAGGTCTGGTGCTGAACAAAGACGCCCAGGGCTGGTTCACCCCCAGACAGGTCCGGACCCTGGACTCCATTCTGAAATCCTGGTTGCATCCGGGATGGACCCTGCAGGCCTATCGCAAAGCGGAACGTGCATGAAAGAAACCGCCCAGAGTTCTGGGCGGTTGAGTGTGGGTGGGTTTAACGTCTGTTGCGTTTGATGGGCACAGTGGCTCGCATCGGAGCCGGACGGGAGTTGTTCTGGTCCAGAGCTTTGAACCCGAGGTAAAATGCGTAGATCGCAAGAGCAGAGAGCAGCAGAAGCAGCAGGGTCACCATACCTCACCTCCCGGTGAAAGAACTCGTGTGGTTAACCCATCTTACCAGCCTGCGCCGCTGAATCAAGCCTGAAATCTGGGCCTCAACGCGCCATTGGGGCCAAAAAGAGCACACCTGTGCAATACACTTTTAGATCCCAGCAGATCACAGCTTCACACCCAGCAACTTGCCAAGTTTGCTTCTGTGCGGCTCCGGGTACACCACAATGAATTCGCGTGAGTACAGGTCTCCCCACAGGGTCTCAAAAGTCTTGTAGCTGATGGTGGCATTGGGCGCATAGTACGGATCATTGATGTAAAAGACCTTCTGGCCATCATCAAATCCCGTCACAATCCTGAAGTGAGGCACCTCCCCGGGTTTGTTCAGGTACTGCAGGACCAGAACCGGATATCCAGCCTTGACCAGCACTTTGATGTGCCCTGCAGCCCCATTCTGGAAACGTTGCGCCCGCAGACCGAAAGGTTTCACATAGGGATCGATCACATCGGCCCGCATGTAACACCGGGGGCAGGCCTTGAGGGTCTGGGAGATCTTCGTCTGGTTGATGTACACCCCGTAATAGGACAGCAGCGACGACAGGGCCTGAGGGCCACAATTGTTGTAGGTCTGTTTGCTCCAGGTCAGTCCTCTTGCGAGATGAACCGCTTTGGTGGAAGGCTGGGTGGCTGCACTTTTCGCTGAAGCAACTGGCAACAGAAACAGCAGCAAGAGAAGAAGAAACCGTTGCATTTGTCACCATCATAGGGTGAGATATCACACAAGAAAATCACCTGTTGCGTGAAATGGGGCACATGTATAAATGCAGGTAGGCGGAGAGGGAGGGATTCGAACCCTCGGTGCAGTTACCCACACAACACCGGATTTTACGGCGAGACTGTCCCCTTTTGGGACAAAAAAAGAACGTCCCGCAGGACGCTCTTGATCTCTGGCGGAGAGGGAGGGATTCGAACCCTCGGTGCAGTTACCCACACAACAGTTTTCGAGACTGTCCCAATCAACCGCTCTGGCACCTCTCCAGTGCGGTATTGAATGTACCACCTTTTTAGACGTGGGGCAAGTGTTTTTCATTCGGTGGTGGGGTGCGGGTGGTACGATGGTCCGCGTGACTGCCGTGAAGCCTTCTGCAATGAAGAACACCGTGATTTTGATGCTGGGGACCCTGTTCAGCCGGGTGCTGGGCCTGTTCCGCCAGATGGTGATCAACCTTTTTCCTGTGCATGTTCAGGATGCATTCAACGTGGCCTCCAAGGTGCCCAACCTGTTCCGTGAACTTCTGGCCGAGGGGGCACTGGTCAATTCTTTCATTCCGGTGTACCAGGGGCTTGCGGAGCCTGAGCAGAAGAAACTGGCGAATTCTTTTTTTGGTGCTCTGATTGCGATCAACATGCTGCTGGTGGGTCTGGGCATTCTGTTTGCCCGTCCAATTGTGGATTTTCTGGTGGCAGACTCAAGGAACATTGATGTGGATCTGGCGGTGCAGATCACCCAGCTGGTGATGCCCTTCCTGATGATGATGTCTTTTTCGGCAGCCAGCATGGGAATTTTGAGCGCCAGAGAGAATTTCAAGGCTTACAGTTATGCGCAGGTGGCTTTCAATGTGGCCTCCATCATTGTGCTGCTGCTTGCACCCAGAACGGCATTCTGGCTGGGTCTGGGCTGGACGCTGGGGGGCTTTGTGCAGTTTCTGGTGCAATCCTGGCCCCTTTTCAGAATGGGGCTGTTTCCTGTGCCCAGACTGGGCTGGGACCCGAACCTGAAAACCGTGCTGTCTCGCATGGCCCCTTTTTTGATTTCCACCAGTGCAAGGCAGTTTCTGAATTTCATTGTCACCCGTTTCATCACGGCGTTTTCCGGGGGGACCATTTCGGGGTACCAGAATGCCGAGGTGATTTTTCAGCTGGCATTGGGTCTGTTTGCGGTTTCGCCTGCGACAGCGCTGTATCCCCGTCTGGCCCGGCACTGGAATGATGCAGACCGTGAAGGCTTCAAAGCCCTGACCATTCAGGGCCTGAGGGCAGTGGTTTTCTTTGCAGCTCCGGTCAGTGCCCTGCTGGTGGCCCTTGCCCCTTTTGCGGTGAGCATTTTCAACCTCAGTCTGCCGGACACCCCTGCTGAAATCCAGAAGTACCAGGCTGGAAGCCTGATTCTGGCGACCTGGGCGCTTGCGATTGTGCCCTGGGGGATGATCCAGTTCATGGCCCGCACCTTCTTTGTGAGGGGGCGCACCCTGGATTCCCTGCTGATCACTTCTGGAGGGGCTTTTCTGGAGGTGGGGTTGTATGCGGTCCTGACCAGACCCGATGCACTCGGGCTGCAGGGCTTTGGGATCAGCAGTTTCATTTCAGGGCTGCTGGTGCTGTCGGTGCAGCTTTTCCTTTACCGTCGTCAGCTGGGTTTTCCCATGCGTGAACTGCTGATTTTCCTGGTGCGTGTGATCCCTGCTGCTGTGCTGGCCGGTCTTGCGGCATGGCTGGTGGGTCGAGGCATGGGCCAGTGGTTGGAGCACTCGGGTGGGCTTCTGCAGGGTCTGGCTGGCCTGGTGGTCGCAGGGGGTGTCGGAGGGGTGATCTATGTGGTCCTGACTTTCCTGCTGAAGGTTCGGGAACTGTCCTCTCTGCTGAAACGCATTCGCCGTTAAGCTCCACTTCAGTTGAAACGGAAGCTTTTCATGATGACCTGCAGAGTAAGCCAATTGGCCTACTTAAGTGTTCAGTAAAACAAAAAATACACGTCCATTACACCATTCTTGCAATCATGCTCAAATTTACGTCTGAAGCGGCAAGGGCCGTTGTAAGATTTATGTAAATTGGCTAAAGCCAGAATGAAGGTCGGGAAGGTCACCGGAGATGGTTCATCACCACCCCCTGGATGCGCACAACGCAGGTCTGCTTGGCCCCTCAGTCAGGCTGCTCATGTGACATCTGGATTGAATTGTGTCCGAGAACCAGAGGAGAAACGCACATGATTAAAATCCTCATCGTTGAAGATGAAGCATCGCTGAGACAGACCCTGAAGACCTACCTGGAACGCCAGGGGTACCAGATCATCACGGCCAGTCGCGGAGATGAAGCCCTGGAGAAGTACGCCAAGAGCGACCTGGTCATTCTGGACCTGATGCTGCCCGACATGGAAGGCTATCAGGTGGTGGAAGCCGTCCGCAGAACCCACCCCAACCACCCGATCCTGATGTGCAGTGCCCGCACCAACCTTGACGCCCGCCTCGAAGGCTTTGAAGTGGGGGCAGATGACTTCCTCACCAAACCTTTCGAACTGAAAGAACTGCTGGCCCGTGTCAAGTCCCTGCTGCGCCGTGCAGGCAAGAGCGAAATCCTGCAACACGGGAAACTCAGCATCAATCTGGTCACCCGCGAAGTGCTGCTGGAAGAAAAACCCCTCAAGCTCACCAAAACCGAGTTTGACCTGCTCGTCACCCTGGCCCGTGAACCCGGCAAGGTCTTCACCCGTGAATCCCTGATGCACCTCGTGTGGGAGAAGAACCTGGAGCCCTCCTCCAGAAGTGTCGATGTGCGCATTGCCGACCTGCGCAAGAAACTGCGCTCCTACCCGGTGATCGATACCGTGTGGGGCAGCGGTTACCGCATGAAGAAAACGCTGTCCTGAGGAGTTTATAGGAAACAGTTCACAGTAGACAGCGAGATTTCCCATCTGGGATGTAAACAGAAGCAGAGCAAATCTCTGCTTCTTTCGTATTCGATGGCACCTGCACGGCTAAAGTTCTTATCTGTGAACTGTCTACTGTGAACTGTGAACGTCTAAACCATCGCAGCAAGCTGTTCGATCTTCTTCAGGAGGTCATCGGCGTGAAGGGTGAATTCACTGGTGGCATTCTCGATGTGGGCGTCTCGCACAATGCCTTTTTTGTCGATGAGGAAAACAGCACGACCAGAATGCCCTTTTTCTTCGATGTAGACTCCATAAGCTTTTGCCACATCGCATTTGATGTCTGCGAGCAGGGGAAGTTCGATGCCAAACTCGGCGGCCCAGGCTTTGTGGGTGTACACGCTGTCCCGGTTGATGCCAAAAACCACCGTGTCGAATTGAGCAAAATCGTCCCGGCGACCGGAGTATTCAGGAAGCTGCATGCTGCACACCGGGCTGAAATCCAGAGGGTAAAACACCAGCACCACATTTTTCTGTCCTTTGAAACTCGAAAGGGTGATCATGTCGCTGGTGGAGGCTTTAAGTGTGAAATCCGGGGCGGGTTGCCCGATCAAAGGGTGAGCCATGTTGGTCCTCCTGAGGATGTACTGTCAGAGTGTAGCATGGGCCAGAATCCTGAATTGTCAATGCGTATACTGAGGGGTGTGAGCAAGACCGACTACAACACCCTGATGAACGAGGTGATCGAAACCACCCGTCGCACCCGCAAACTCGCCCGTCTGGTGGGCAACGAGGCGGCGTACAAACAGGCCGAGGAATTCGAGCAGAGTGCCGGAAACGCCTACCGCAACCGCAATGCTGAGCATCTGGAAGCCAACCTGATCGCCCTGAAGGAACTGGAGCAGGCACTGAAAGCCAGTTCCATCCAGAACTGAAAAACAGCCCCTCTCTGGCAGGGGCTGCTTCATTTGTGTTTTTTAGATGACATCGGAGAGGTAAGACGCACTTTTGGATTCTCCGATCTTGAAGCGGTCTCTCACCCGCTGCAGGTCTGCGGTTTCCACCAGATCAACGACCTGCACCCCATACTTTTCTGCTTCTGCATAAGCCAGTTTGCGTGTGGCGTGGTAGTCGGTCAGGTGCTCTTTGAGGAAGAGACCACCTGTGTCTTTCTGGTAAAGGCCATAAGCGTTTTCGGAGCCGTAAGCACACTCGCGGATTTCGCCTTTTTCCACCCACACCGGACGGATCTCCAGGGCCTGAATTCGCGTCTGTTCAAAGTAGTGTTTCACCCATGCAATCAAAGCTTTTACCATCAGAGGCTCCTTCTGCCCAGCCTCCGGTGTGCTCTGGCACGTGGCTGCTGTGTAAAGACAGCATAGAAAAAGAGGCATCTCGACCCTCTTATGCTGAAACGTTAACAGCTTTTAACTTTTCTGCTTCTGGGACCTGTTTTGCTGTTGCTCTGTCCTGATCTTCCTAGACCACATCACAGAACGCCTGCAGACAGCAGTTACCCTGAGAGGCATGTTCAAGGCTGTGCTTTTTGATCTCGACCAGACGCTGCTGGACCGCAAACGCACCTTCCGGCATTTCATTGAGGACCAGTACCAGCGTCAGACGGTGCTGCAACAGATTCCCTACGACCTCTTCGTGAAAGATTTTACCGTTCTGGATGACAATGGATATGGAGCCAAGGACCGCGCCTACCACGCCATGCTGAAAAAGTACGGTCTGGACACGGGCCTCACCGACATGCTGTATCAGGATTTCAGAGGCAATTATGCCCTGTGTGCCCAGCCTTATCCTGACACCCATGAAGTCTTGCAGGCCATTCGGGATGCAGGGCTGAAGATTGGCATTGTGACCAACGGGGTCACTGAAACCCAGAAAACCAAACTGGACGTGACCGGAATTGGTCCGTTTGCAGATACGGTGCTGGTGTCCGAAGAAGAAGGCATCAAGAAGCCCAATCCTGAGATTTTCCACCGTGCCCTCAAGCGCATCGGGCACAGTGCTGCAGAAACCGTGTTCGTGGGAGACCACCCCGAGAACGACGTGCGTGCCGCCCAGGGGGTGGGCATGAAAGCCATCCTGAAACTCGATGGCGATGAGGTGGACACCTCCTTTGCCAACCATGTGGTCTCTGACCTGCGAAGCCTGCTGCCTTTAATCCTCTAAGAAAAAAGCAACGTCTGTTTCGTATTCAGCAGGGTTCGGGGTGTCCGGGACACTTTTGACATAGAACTCGGCGGTGCTTCCGGTGAGCTTCAGGCCTCTGCGTGTGGCCTCCGCAGCCACCTTCGGGTAAGCCTCTCCCAGGGTTTCATAAGGTCCCACATACCGCCCCACAAAAGCAGGACGGCCTTCAAAGGTGCGCACCTCCATGCGTCCAGAACCCTGAACCTCTCCCTGCAGAGGAACAGACATCTCCACCAGGTTCTTGCCCTCTTCGCACTCGTTGTAACAGGCGAAGAAGTTCGGGTAGGCGCTCTGGTATCCCTGCTGTTCGGTGTAGGCCACCAGTTCCCGAAAGGCTTCAGGAATCACCTCGAACTCGGGCACCTTCAAATGGGTGCGGATGGTCAGGGTCTGCAGGGTGGGCAGGTGTTCGATGCGGTACTGCATGGTGTCCTCCTCAAGGATCTGCTGCAAGCGGCGCAGGGACCGTTCTCTGGACTCGATTTCCTCCCGCAGGCGATGTTCGTGCTGCCTGAGGACTTCCTGGGCACCTTCTGGACGGACCAGCAACTCCCGGATGGCCTCCAGTGGAAGTCCAATTTCACGCCACATCCTGATGCGCCCCGCAGGTCCAATCTGGGAAGCGCTGTAGTAACGGTATCCGTTCAGGTCATCCACCCGCTCAGGCTTGAAGAGCCCAATCTCGTCGTAATACCTGAGGGTTTTGGGAGGCAGTCCGGTCAGAAAAGCGAATCTGGAAATGGTCAACTGGTCTTGCATGCTTCTTCACCCTAAGCGTTCCAGCCGCTGGAAGGTCAAGCGTTCCGCACCGGGAGTTTCAGGAATCCCCTTCTGGAAAGCCAGCGCAGGGCCACCACCACAAAAATCCCCAGCAGTTGCCCGGTGATCACATCGACCCGGTCATGCAGCAGATAGACCGTAAGCGCACCTGCAGCTGCAGCTGTTGCATAAATCTCGTTGTTCCGGTAAAGAACACTGGGCACAGCGCCCACCAGCACATCCCGGATGATGCCCCCACCCACACCGGAGAGGGTTCCCACAAAGATCACCCCGAGCACCCCAAAATCCATCTGGATGCCCCCAAGAGCACCAGAGACCGCAAAAAGGGCCAGTCCTGCTGTGTCAAAGGCACTCAGGGTCCGTTCAAACCTTTCCAGTCTCGGAAACACAAAAGCAATGATTGCGCCCAGAATGGCCACCCACAAAAAGGTCTCATCCCTCAGGTAGATGGGAGGGGCCGTTCCAGTCAGGGCGTCCCTGATGCTTCCTCCTCCGACTGCGGTCACACAGCCCAGCACAATCACCCCGTAAAGGTCCAGTTTTCGGCGGATGGCAATAAAAGCACCGGTCAGGCTGAACACAAAAATGCCAAGCAGATTGAGAACATAAAGGCTCTGGTCCAGCGTCATACCCTCTCAGCATAGGGGAAAGCCTCCCCTCTCACAAAAGAGACAAAAGAACTCAATTGTGGCTTTGCTCCTGACAGGGACCTCCACGCCCCGTGTTAGTGTGACGCCATGATCACCGTTTTCTTCGATTTTTCCTGTCCCTTTGCGTGGCGCGGCCTGGAGCTCGCCGAGGTTTTGCGTCAGCATGAGGGCTTCGAATTTGAACTGCTGCATTTCAGTCTGGAGCAGCACAACCACCCCGAGAATGCAGCAAACCGTTTTGAACCCACCTGGTTT
It encodes:
- a CDS encoding C39 family peptidase, with amino-acid sequence MQRFLLLLLLFLLPVASAKSAATQPSTKAVHLARGLTWSKQTYNNCGPQALSSLLSYYGVYINQTKISQTLKACPRCYMRADVIDPYVKPFGLRAQRFQNGAAGHIKVLVKAGYPVLVLQYLNKPGEVPHFRIVTGFDDGQKVFYINDPYYAPNATISYKTFETLWGDLYSREFIVVYPEPHRSKLGKLLGVKL
- the murJ gene encoding murein biosynthesis integral membrane protein MurJ, with translation MVRVTAVKPSAMKNTVILMLGTLFSRVLGLFRQMVINLFPVHVQDAFNVASKVPNLFRELLAEGALVNSFIPVYQGLAEPEQKKLANSFFGALIAINMLLVGLGILFARPIVDFLVADSRNIDVDLAVQITQLVMPFLMMMSFSAASMGILSARENFKAYSYAQVAFNVASIIVLLLAPRTAFWLGLGWTLGGFVQFLVQSWPLFRMGLFPVPRLGWDPNLKTVLSRMAPFLISTSARQFLNFIVTRFITAFSGGTISGYQNAEVIFQLALGLFAVSPATALYPRLARHWNDADREGFKALTIQGLRAVVFFAAPVSALLVALAPFAVSIFNLSLPDTPAEIQKYQAGSLILATWALAIVPWGMIQFMARTFFVRGRTLDSLLITSGGAFLEVGLYAVLTRPDALGLQGFGISSFISGLLVLSVQLFLYRRQLGFPMRELLIFLVRVIPAAVLAGLAAWLVGRGMGQWLEHSGGLLQGLAGLVVAGGVGGVIYVVLTFLLKVRELSSLLKRIRR
- a CDS encoding response regulator transcription factor, which produces MIKILIVEDEASLRQTLKTYLERQGYQIITASRGDEALEKYAKSDLVILDLMLPDMEGYQVVEAVRRTHPNHPILMCSARTNLDARLEGFEVGADDFLTKPFELKELLARVKSLLRRAGKSEILQHGKLSINLVTREVLLEEKPLKLTKTEFDLLVTLAREPGKVFTRESLMHLVWEKNLEPSSRSVDVRIADLRKKLRSYPVIDTVWGSGYRMKKTLS
- a CDS encoding redoxin domain-containing protein, whose amino-acid sequence is MAHPLIGQPAPDFTLKASTSDMITLSSFKGQKNVVLVFYPLDFSPVCSMQLPEYSGRRDDFAQFDTVVFGINRDSVYTHKAWAAEFGIELPLLADIKCDVAKAYGVYIEEKGHSGRAVFLIDKKGIVRDAHIENATSEFTLHADDLLKKIEQLAAMV
- a CDS encoding response regulator receiver protein; translated protein: MSKTDYNTLMNEVIETTRRTRKLARLVGNEAAYKQAEEFEQSAGNAYRNRNAEHLEANLIALKELEQALKASSIQN
- a CDS encoding HAD family hydrolase, which produces MFKAVLFDLDQTLLDRKRTFRHFIEDQYQRQTVLQQIPYDLFVKDFTVLDDNGYGAKDRAYHAMLKKYGLDTGLTDMLYQDFRGNYALCAQPYPDTHEVLQAIRDAGLKIGIVTNGVTETQKTKLDVTGIGPFADTVLVSEEEGIKKPNPEIFHRALKRIGHSAAETVFVGDHPENDVRAAQGVGMKAILKLDGDEVDTSFANHVVSDLRSLLPLIL
- a CDS encoding MerR family transcriptional regulator, whose protein sequence is MQDQLTISRFAFLTGLPPKTLRYYDEIGLFKPERVDDLNGYRYYSASQIGPAGRIRMWREIGLPLEAIRELLVRPEGAQEVLRQHEHRLREEIESRERSLRRLQQILEEDTMQYRIEHLPTLQTLTIRTHLKVPEFEVIPEAFRELVAYTEQQGYQSAYPNFFACYNECEEGKNLVEMSVPLQGEVQGSGRMEVRTFEGRPAFVGRYVGPYETLGEAYPKVAAEATRRGLKLTGSTAEFYVKSVPDTPNPAEYETDVAFFLED
- a CDS encoding trimeric intracellular cation channel family protein; amino-acid sequence: MTLDQSLYVLNLLGIFVFSLTGAFIAIRRKLDLYGVIVLGCVTAVGGGSIRDALTGTAPPIYLRDETFLWVAILGAIIAFVFPRLERFERTLSAFDTAGLALFAVSGALGGIQMDFGVLGVIFVGTLSGVGGGIIRDVLVGAVPSVLYRNNEIYATAAAAGALTVYLLHDRVDVITGQLLGIFVVVALRWLSRRGFLKLPVRNA